Proteins from a genomic interval of Arvicanthis niloticus isolate mArvNil1 chromosome 26, mArvNil1.pat.X, whole genome shotgun sequence:
- the Cxcr5 gene encoding C-X-C chemokine receptor type 5, whose amino-acid sequence MNYPLTLDMDSLTYNIDDLYKELAFYSNSTEIPLQDSNFCSTVEGPLLTSFKAVFMPVAYSLIFLLGMMGNILVLVILERHRHTRSSTETFLFHLAVADLLLVFILPFAVAEGSVGWVLGTFLCKIVIALHKINFYCSSLLLACIAVDRYLAIVHAVHAYRRRRLLSIHITCTAIWLAGFLFALPELLFAKVGQPHNNDSLPQCIFSQENEAETRAWFTSRFLYHIGGFLLPMLVMGWCYVGVVHRLLQAQRRPQRQKAVRVAILVTSIFFLCWSPYHIVIFLDTLERLKAVNSSCELSGYLSVAITLCEFLGLAHCCLNPMLYTFAGVKFRSDLSRLLTKLGCAGPASLCQLFPSWRKSSLSESENATSLTTF is encoded by the exons ATGAACTACCCACTAACCTTGGACATGGATTCCCTCACCTATAACATTGATGACCTG TACAAGGAACTGGCCTTCTACAGTAACAGCACCGAAATCCCCCTACAGGACAGTAACTTCTGCTCTACGGTGGAGGGACCCCTACTGACTTCCTTCAAGGCAGTGTTCATGCCTGTGGCTTACAGCCTCATCTTCCTCCTGGGGATGATGGGAAACATCCTGGTGCTCGTGATCTTGGAGAGGCACCGGCACACCCGGAGTTCAACTGAGACCTTCCTGTTCCACCTTGCAGTAGCGGACCTTCTCTTGGTCTTCATCCTGCCTTTTGCAGTGGCTGAGGGCTCTGTGGGTTGGGTCCTAGGGACCTTCCTCTGCAAAATTGTGATCGCTCTGCACAAGATCAATTTCTACTGCAGCAGCCTGCTTCTGGCATGCATAGCTGTAGACCGTTACCTGGCCATCGTCCATGCCGTCCACGCCTACCGCCGCCGTCGCCTCCTCTCCATCCACATCACCTGCACAGCCATTTGGCTGGCCGGCTTCCTGTTCGCCTTGCCGGAACTCCTCTTTGCCAAGGTTGGCCAACCTCATAACAATGACTCCTTACCACAGTGTATCTTCTCCCAAGAAAACGAAGCCGAAACGAGAGCCTGGTTCACCTCCCGTTTCCTCTACCACATCGGGGGCTTCCTACTACCGATGCTCGTGATGGGCTGGTGTTACGTGGGGGTGGTCCACAGACTACTGCAGGCCCAGCGGCGCCCTCAGCGGCAGAAGGCAGTCAGGGTGGCCATCTTAGTGACaagcattttctttctctgctggtCGCCCTACCATATTGTCATCTTCCTAGATACATTGGAGAGGCTGAAGGCTGTGAACAGCAGCTGCGAGCTGAGCGGCTACCTCTCTGTGGCCATCACCTTATGTGAATTCCTGGGCCTGGCCCACTGCTGTCTCAACCCCATGCTCTACACCTTCGCTGGCGTCAAGTTCCGCAGTGACCTGTCTCGGCTTCTGACCAAGCTGGGCTGTGCTGGCCCGGCCTCCCTCTGCCAACTCTTTCCCAGCTGGCGTAAGAGTAGTCTCTCTGAGTCAGAGAACGCTACCTCACTCACCACCTTCTAG